One Paraglaciecola mesophila genomic region harbors:
- a CDS encoding nuclear transport factor 2 family protein, which translates to MLFHALRTRTTHCMLAILLSCSLNVMASDESKFEATQGVNQVLDGLHQAASQADLEKYLGSFTDTGVFMGTDDWERWTRPTTLDQYVAERFAGGTGWTYQSVERNINFSEEKNIAWFDEITVSKKWGRFRGTGVLINDNGQWKIAHYAMSVLVPNEAWEKVAEINIKTFADRQKNE; encoded by the coding sequence ATGCTTTTTCACGCACTACGAACCCGCACTACACATTGTATGTTGGCAATACTACTGAGTTGCTCATTGAATGTCATGGCCAGCGATGAAAGTAAATTTGAGGCAACTCAAGGGGTAAACCAAGTCCTTGACGGCTTACATCAAGCTGCCAGTCAGGCAGATTTAGAGAAATATCTCGGCTCATTTACCGATACCGGCGTATTTATGGGCACGGATGATTGGGAGCGCTGGACACGCCCCACCACCTTAGACCAATACGTGGCAGAACGCTTCGCAGGCGGCACCGGCTGGACGTATCAATCCGTGGAGCGCAACATCAACTTCTCGGAAGAAAAAAACATCGCTTGGTTCGACGAAATCACCGTTTCTAAAAAGTGGGGACGCTTTCGCGGAACGGGTGTGCTAATAAATGACAACGGCCAATGGAAAATTGCCCACTACGCCATGTCAGTGCTAGTACCAAACGAAGCATGGGAAAAGGTCGCCGAGATCAACATTAAAACCTTTG
- a CDS encoding TonB-dependent receptor, whose product MQNTHILRDQTRSVTIKTFKYSPIALCLAAATTSMNVQAQENGPTATQDTSQYERVIVTSRKRSESMNDVPISINVVGEDLIENLGAVDFTDLLGVVPSLTAYENGPGRTRLSIRGVANGGGNDNDTQNQETVGIYLDEIPISMGGMNPELALFDLKRVEVLRGPQGTLFGAGSMTGTVRLVSNDPDLSTFKGKYELSASKIEHGSNNKSVKALVNVPIIDNELAVRVSGYYLDNGGYIDNSLTGEKNLNDGLSKGAKISALYIPTNELSVELSYIHHDYSDDGRPVDIDSTPLFVRDYPSFDGFDDTMDIANLTLTYDLDWAELTSSSSYFDRSIVNPRSLDLLFESALPPGITPHELIDFTDSEVFVQELRLASTTDSDLQWTVGAYADKKDVFYENTFPVPGADAILGVPSSAFGAPEDHLFYGFDDLTVKTYAFFGELYYDIGDLSITAGLRYFNWEQEIEFYQSGLFNGEANSDARPKGKVDGYNPKLNVSYHLNRDNLIYAQAAKGFRYGGINGAIPESVCADELAQVERDGGDTRFFEPDEIWNYEVGVKGSDTQGTVSYNATYFHIDWSDMQTSRSFECGFGFKENVGDATSKGVELEITVKPLDGLVLSAGGAYINTTLDADVPNLDAQKGDAAPFVPEISFTTSAEYSTELNKDLEGFGWVNVQYTDDRSTEFSEQNSNYRKMDAYTVANMRLGIRFSDYEISLFANNMFDDDGVVRAIGRPPFDPPASIRVTPRTIGMTFRGGF is encoded by the coding sequence ATGCAAAACACACACATACTGCGTGACCAAACCAGGTCCGTTACAATAAAAACGTTTAAATACTCACCCATTGCACTTTGTCTTGCTGCGGCCACGACTTCAATGAATGTGCAAGCACAAGAAAATGGCCCTACTGCGACGCAAGACACCAGCCAATATGAACGCGTTATTGTAACTTCGCGTAAACGCTCAGAGTCCATGAATGACGTCCCCATCAGTATCAATGTGGTGGGCGAAGATTTGATTGAAAATTTAGGAGCGGTGGATTTCACCGACTTACTTGGGGTGGTGCCAAGCCTAACTGCCTATGAAAATGGCCCGGGTCGCACACGCTTGTCTATTCGTGGTGTCGCAAACGGTGGCGGCAATGACAACGACACTCAAAACCAAGAAACGGTTGGTATTTACCTAGATGAAATCCCCATTTCAATGGGCGGCATGAACCCTGAGCTAGCATTATTTGACCTGAAACGCGTTGAAGTACTGCGCGGCCCTCAAGGGACCTTATTTGGGGCTGGCTCGATGACAGGTACAGTACGTTTGGTTTCTAACGATCCTGACCTTTCGACATTCAAGGGTAAATACGAACTCAGCGCATCTAAAATAGAGCATGGTAGCAACAATAAATCAGTCAAAGCGTTGGTTAACGTACCTATTATTGATAACGAACTCGCTGTACGGGTTAGCGGCTATTACTTAGATAACGGCGGTTATATTGATAACAGTTTAACGGGTGAAAAAAACCTGAATGACGGGTTATCCAAAGGTGCAAAGATCTCTGCATTGTACATACCAACTAACGAACTGAGCGTTGAACTAAGCTACATCCACCATGATTATTCAGACGACGGACGTCCAGTTGATATCGATTCAACACCACTTTTTGTGCGAGATTACCCGTCATTTGATGGTTTTGACGACACCATGGATATCGCTAATCTCACCCTCACTTACGATCTAGATTGGGCAGAACTGACCAGCTCATCGTCCTATTTTGACCGTTCAATCGTCAATCCTCGCTCACTTGATTTGCTATTTGAATCTGCCTTGCCTCCGGGGATCACCCCCCACGAACTAATCGACTTTACCGATTCTGAAGTGTTCGTACAGGAACTACGTTTAGCATCCACCACCGACAGTGACTTGCAGTGGACAGTGGGCGCATACGCAGACAAAAAGGACGTATTTTATGAGAATACTTTTCCTGTGCCCGGCGCTGACGCCATCTTAGGCGTGCCGTCTTCGGCGTTTGGTGCACCAGAGGATCACTTATTCTACGGTTTTGATGACCTCACAGTGAAGACCTATGCCTTTTTCGGTGAGCTTTATTACGATATCGGCGATTTGTCTATTACTGCAGGCTTACGTTATTTTAACTGGGAACAAGAGATAGAGTTTTACCAATCAGGCTTGTTCAACGGTGAAGCCAACAGCGACGCTCGCCCCAAAGGCAAAGTCGATGGTTATAACCCTAAATTAAATGTGTCGTACCACCTAAATCGCGACAACCTCATCTATGCTCAAGCGGCTAAAGGGTTTCGCTACGGTGGTATCAATGGGGCTATTCCTGAATCAGTGTGTGCCGATGAGCTAGCACAGGTCGAACGTGATGGGGGCGATACGCGTTTCTTCGAACCAGATGAAATCTGGAACTACGAAGTCGGTGTAAAAGGCAGTGACACCCAAGGTACAGTTAGCTACAACGCGACTTACTTTCATATTGATTGGAGTGACATGCAAACCAGTCGTAGCTTTGAGTGCGGATTTGGTTTTAAAGAAAATGTCGGTGATGCCACCAGTAAAGGTGTTGAACTTGAAATAACCGTTAAACCTCTTGATGGGCTCGTGCTATCAGCAGGTGGCGCTTACATCAACACCACCTTAGATGCTGATGTGCCAAACTTAGACGCACAAAAGGGGGACGCAGCGCCCTTCGTGCCTGAAATTTCTTTTACGACGTCAGCTGAATATTCTACTGAGTTAAATAAAGATCTCGAAGGCTTCGGTTGGGTTAACGTACAGTACACGGATGACCGCTCTACTGAATTCAGTGAGCAAAACAGCAACTACCGTAAAATGGATGCGTACACAGTAGCCAATATGCGCTTAGGTATACGCTTCTCTGATTACGAAATATCCTTGTTTGCAAATAATATGTTTGATGACGATGGCGTAGTGCGTGCAATCGGTCGCCCTCCGTTTGATCCGCCTGCCAGCATACGCGTTACCCCGCGCACCATAGGCATGACGTTTAGAGGTGGCTTTTAG